From Algoriphagus sp. NG3, the proteins below share one genomic window:
- a CDS encoding sialidase family protein — MRKSLFKQVTLVWMGIVLWPSCLFAQSPLVPSLLNEPIFPLQAKHTHASSIVALPGGDLLSVWFEGSGERKADDVLLMGSRKKKGESSWSKPFEMADTPGIPDCNPVLFLNQNEELFLVWIAVNANEWENSILRLRRSTSYMTDGAPVWSWQDNIILKPGDEFAEEVSRKIKELPPTHLGWSSYAPEYETMIIEASQDSKKTSMGWMSRIKPLIMADRILLPLYSDGFNLSLMAISDDMGESWKPSLPLVGKGPIQPALIQKENGDILAMLRDAGDAPPMIQQSVSKDRGETWTAATKTAFPNTGSVELLKLQDGRWWMVGNDIPDGRYRLALWISTDEGKVWSSPRYLELDPAQEGKYSYPALIQDREGLVHLTYSKHLNEGKTIQYRLLDPSKIH, encoded by the coding sequence ATGCGAAAAAGCCTTTTCAAACAGGTTACATTGGTATGGATGGGAATTGTATTGTGGCCCTCCTGCCTATTTGCCCAGTCTCCTCTTGTACCTTCCCTACTTAATGAGCCTATATTCCCCTTGCAGGCAAAACATACCCATGCCAGCAGTATAGTGGCACTTCCGGGCGGAGACCTGCTTAGCGTATGGTTTGAGGGTTCTGGAGAAAGAAAAGCGGATGATGTGCTGCTGATGGGCTCAAGGAAAAAAAAGGGGGAATCCAGCTGGTCAAAACCATTTGAGATGGCCGATACTCCGGGAATACCAGACTGCAACCCTGTGCTTTTTCTCAATCAAAATGAAGAATTGTTCTTGGTATGGATCGCCGTAAATGCAAACGAGTGGGAAAACTCCATACTTCGGCTGAGAAGAAGTACCTCATATATGACCGATGGGGCACCGGTTTGGTCTTGGCAAGACAATATTATTTTAAAACCGGGAGATGAATTTGCGGAGGAAGTTTCACGAAAAATCAAGGAACTCCCGCCCACCCATTTGGGATGGTCATCCTATGCGCCGGAATACGAGACGATGATTATCGAGGCATCCCAAGATTCAAAAAAAACAAGTATGGGATGGATGAGCAGGATCAAGCCTCTCATCATGGCTGATCGGATACTTTTACCACTTTACTCGGATGGATTCAATTTATCCCTAATGGCTATTTCGGATGATATGGGTGAAAGTTGGAAACCCAGCTTGCCGCTGGTAGGCAAAGGGCCAATACAACCTGCATTGATCCAAAAAGAAAATGGCGATATTCTCGCTATGCTCCGTGATGCCGGAGATGCCCCTCCTATGATCCAGCAGAGCGTTTCGAAAGACAGGGGCGAGACCTGGACAGCCGCCACAAAAACGGCCTTCCCGAATACAGGCAGTGTGGAGCTGCTAAAACTTCAGGATGGCAGGTGGTGGATGGTAGGAAACGATATCCCTGATGGCAGGTATCGATTGGCCCTCTGGATTTCAACAGATGAGGGCAAGGTATGGAGTAGCCCCCGATACCTTGAACTAGACCCGGCACAGGAGGGGAAATATTCCTATCCAGCCTTGATCCAGGATAGGGAGGGGCTGGTTCATCTCACCTATTCCAAACACCTAAACGAAGGGAAAACCATTCAGTATCGCCTATTGGACCCCTCGAAAATTCACTGA
- a CDS encoding RNA polymerase sigma factor, with the protein MNEPTTDTIEDFKKGKQEAIEAVYHYYKPLLVNFVLTFIKDAEEAEVIFHNVFLKILRRKKELDSAQAIRPYVFTITKNEVRDYFKRLSLSRKKATEYYEGKIESSVDLKIEEEALLNKLEEAMEMLTEQRKKVIQLSYYDNLSYQEIADVMLISKNTVKNHLIKARISLRSYLT; encoded by the coding sequence ATGAATGAACCTACTACAGATACTATTGAGGATTTTAAAAAGGGCAAACAAGAGGCGATTGAAGCAGTTTATCATTATTACAAACCTTTATTAGTCAATTTTGTACTCACGTTTATAAAGGATGCTGAGGAAGCAGAGGTGATTTTTCATAATGTGTTTTTAAAAATACTAAGAAGGAAAAAGGAACTGGATTCGGCGCAAGCGATACGTCCTTATGTTTTTACCATCACCAAAAATGAGGTCAGGGATTATTTCAAGCGGCTGAGCTTAAGCCGGAAAAAGGCCACTGAGTATTATGAAGGCAAGATAGAAAGCAGTGTAGATCTGAAGATTGAGGAAGAGGCGCTTCTGAATAAATTGGAGGAGGCCATGGAAATGCTTACCGAACAAAGAAAAAAGGTGATACAGCTTTCCTACTACGACAATCTATCCTATCAGGAGATCGCTGATGTAATGTTGATTTCAAAAAACACGGTAAAAAACCACTTGATCAAGGCCAGGATTAGTCTTAGGAGTTATTTGACATAG
- a CDS encoding AraC family transcriptional regulator — protein MKKLEIHSLPLKEVISDIALGLGTEYTQDCGEYIVHIPEKWGEGSIKGINFDGGLGLLIYKCLFHQEVEMQFTVNKTHPLKFLFCLNGDLTHHFEKDQQEHHLQQYQNIIVASKDHNGHVLNFKENVLTEIYSLEIDRSKFNSTRSCELEKTKPNLREVFMDEKGINSFYYNGLYSLVLAEIFEDMKSQEYDHLIKRIYLESQSYRMLIHQLIQYDDDTDINSDNKILRKSEAHAIQEAVEIMKLELDSLDSLNTIAHRVGLSPRKFQAGFRHFFGKSANEYVQTLRLNLAKDLLINTADSLQEIKDKVGFSSQSYFTELFKKTFRDTPSNYRKKHRGK, from the coding sequence ATGAAAAAACTTGAGATCCATTCATTGCCGCTTAAGGAGGTCATCAGTGATATAGCCCTCGGTCTGGGTACAGAATATACCCAAGATTGTGGTGAATATATCGTTCATATACCGGAAAAATGGGGAGAAGGGAGTATCAAGGGGATAAATTTTGATGGGGGGTTGGGATTATTGATTTACAAATGTCTGTTTCATCAAGAAGTAGAAATGCAATTTACGGTGAATAAGACCCATCCGTTAAAGTTTCTGTTTTGTCTCAATGGGGATCTCACCCATCACTTCGAAAAGGACCAGCAGGAACATCATCTTCAACAATATCAAAATATAATTGTAGCCAGTAAGGATCACAACGGACACGTTTTGAATTTTAAAGAAAACGTACTGACAGAAATCTACAGTCTGGAAATTGACCGGAGCAAATTCAACTCCACAAGGTCATGTGAACTGGAGAAGACGAAACCAAACCTAAGGGAAGTTTTCATGGATGAAAAAGGGATCAATTCCTTCTACTACAATGGATTATACAGTCTAGTCCTGGCAGAGATTTTTGAAGACATGAAATCCCAGGAGTATGATCATCTGATCAAAAGGATCTATCTGGAAAGCCAATCTTACCGCATGCTGATACATCAACTCATACAATATGATGATGACACGGACATCAATTCGGACAACAAAATCCTGCGCAAATCGGAAGCCCATGCCATTCAGGAAGCTGTGGAAATCATGAAGCTGGAATTGGATTCCCTGGATTCCCTGAACACCATAGCCCATCGGGTTGGGTTAAGTCCGAGGAAATTCCAGGCCGGATTCCGCCATTTTTTTGGGAAAAGCGCCAATGAATACGTTCAGACTCTACGGCTTAACCTGGCAAAGGATCTGCTGATCAATACTGCAGATAGTCTCCAGGAAATCAAGGATAAAGTGGGGTTTAGCAGCCAGAGTTATTTTACGGAACTTTTTAAGAAAACCTTCCGAGACACACCTTCCAACTATAGAAAGAAGCATAGAGGAAAATGA